Proteins from one Salvelinus alpinus chromosome 34, SLU_Salpinus.1, whole genome shotgun sequence genomic window:
- the adgrf3a gene encoding adhesion G protein-coupled receptor F4 gives MILSGETRKRGYKMKTLLLLYFLGLTCNKVGNSTKVYYMVLRTEASIPEERILSILKSFKMDNPVSVDTLKVTTDCAPLRNNTQCTCRPGHIWSVAVCQSSPNCCKQQNCTFETIKTKPMCLPETRVTVIGKLNIAGKVYFESYSNPNSKEYKDLHDELLPQLKRVYSTLKSFDDIHITGFSRGSVIIAFEMNLNNMSPDDLASKTAELEKTLNSTFTLETAGVVEITVPEGPVKYDSNQTILCQTKEDMKPIEWVLERSDSKTFDVTTGTDATVISTSRETTILLRQATEIWEGLYTCVFNPKSSNVTIKHKASATLDIALLPHIDISSTPQFPDCYNKNNPNVRVFVRVQCEIKNNTENYTVTWNYTNTETPLNEQKDVTGNAIIYRIDTTVSCNSLQEPDVTCTFMNILSQEKNATVNIPVIYSDSKFCPAEGVWSNAKADFTAVLKCKDGVGKTQRRCSSNGVWKEEISNCVNVDLHDILIDSQNLGIGLGTVEKNSANIFSRLKSSTDKSETINTYANVNASVSILFTMNNAINASLTNYTLNKAQLQDALISSSNLLDSSLENSWISKPDRANISMAERYLISVEGLVEQSDVENNTYQHTNIELNGCEPQPEKHCVNKVFNVTVIMRTSSIMVKTIGFKSLNKYLPKPQQTDADPNSIVVSTSIGQGSADISIDFQLICKRPRHHKIQCVYWDFTKSQWSDEGCKWSGPDNENHCECTHLSSFTTLMSKKPDNLPYMKEITYVGLGVSIVSLLFCLVIECIVWKSVVKSSVSYCRHTAHINICLCLLIADCSFLASAFPKNIPENWCQIFVVVKHLCYLSMFFWMLCLSVMVLHQMIFMFHQMSKKFCLGLCFSVGYCCPLLIVFITFITYNSGQKDYYYSSEDCWLVYGGFLTGSIFAFVLPIGTIVVVNVFCMLVVIIRLLRPSLEVNTKDEKEVAKGILKAVILLTPIFGGTWIFGFFVMIFDITTGPIAYLVNYAFTLLNAFQGLFILLTAYFGEKPIRVALLKYFNLKQVQSAVSQSSKLASTMKTK, from the exons ATGATACTTTCGGGGGAGACAAGGAAGAGAG GTTACAAAATGAAGACTTTACTTCTTTTATATTTTCTAGGACTAACTTGCAACAAGGTTG GCAACTCAACAAAAGTCTACTATATGGTACTGAGGACTGAGGCGTCCATACCGGAAGAACGTATTTTATCTATACTCAAATCTTTTAAAATGGACAATCCTGTGAGTGTTGACACCCTTAAAGTTACAACAG ATTGTGCCCCTCTTCGAAACAACACTCAGTGCACATGCAGACCAGGGCATATCTGGAGTGTTGCAGTGTGTCAGTCTTCACCTAACTGTTGTAAacaacaaaactgcacatttgaaACCATAAAAACAAAACCAATGTGTCTCCCTGAAACAAGag TTACTGTCATTGGAAAACTTAACATAGCTGGAAAGgtatattttgaaagttacagcAATCCAAATTCTAAGGAATATAAAGACTTGCATGACGAATTATTGCCTCAG CTGAAAAGGGTGTACAGTACATTGAAATCATTTGACGACATACACATCACAGGGTTCAG TCGTGGTAGTGTCATCATTGCTTTTGAAATGAACCTCAACAACATGTCACCTGATGACCTTGCAAGCAAAACAGCAGAATTGGAAAAAACACTGAATTCTACGTTCACGCTTGAGACAGCAG GTGTTGTTGAGATCACAGTACCAGAAGGCCCGGTAAAATATGATTCTAACCAGACAATTCTCTGTCAAACCAAGGAGGACATGAAACCAATTGAATGGGTTTTGGAAAGGAGTGATAGTAAAACATTTGACGTAACAACAGGTACTGATGCTACAGTGATATCCACTAGTAGGGAGACTACAATTCTCCTCAGACAGGCAACGGAGATCTGGGAAG GGCTGTACACGTGTGTCTTCAATCCCAAATCATCCAATGTGACCATAAAACACAAAGCCAGTGCAACATTAGACATAGCACTCCTGCCACACATTGACATTAGTAGCACGCCTCAATTTCCAGACTGTTACAATAAAAATAATCCAAATGTTAGAGTCTTTGTCAGAGTTCAATGTGAAATTAAGAATAACACTGAAAACTACACCGTGACATGGAATTACACCAACACTGAAACTCCATTAAATGAACAAAAAG ATGTTACCGGTAATGCCATAATTTACAGGATTGATACGACTGTCAGCTGCAACAGTTTACAAGAGCCAGATGTAACATGTACATTTATGAACATCCTGTCCCAAGAGAAAAATGCTACTGTCAATATCCCTGTTATCTACA GCGATTCAAAATTTTGTCCTGCTGAAGGTGTCTGGTCAAACGCAAAGGCTGACTTTACGGCGGTGCTGAAATGTAAAGATGGTGTTGGAAAAACCCAGAGACGGTGTTCCAGTAATGGAGTTTGGAAGGAGGAAATATCTAACTGTGTGAATGTAGATCTACATGACATCCTAATTGATTCACAG AACCTTGGAATAGGACTTGGGACAGTTGAAAAAAATTCTGCGAACATATTTTCACGTCTGAAGTCTTCCACCGATAAATCAGAAACCATCAACACGTATGCTAATGTGAATGCTTCTGTGTCCATACTCTTCACCATGAACAACGCAATCAACGCATCTCTAACAAATTACACACTGAATAAGGCTCAACTACAA GATGCTCTAATATCATCCAGCAATCTTTTGGATAGCAGTCTTGAAAATTCATGGATTTCTAAACCTGACCGTGCCAACATATCCATGGCTGAAAGATATCTGATTTCTGTTGAGGGCCTGGTTGAACAGTCAGATGTCGAGAATAACACATACCAACACACAAAcatagagttgaatggctgtgaacCTCAGCCGGAGAAACATTGTGTGAACAAAGTTTTCAATGTCACCGTAATCATGAGGACTAGCTCCATTATGGTTAAAACTATAGGTTTTAAATCTCTCAATAAATATCTACCAAAGCCGCAACAAACAGACGCTGATCCAAACAGCATTGTGGTGTCCACTAGCATTGGTCAAGGATCTGCAGATATCTCAATAGACTTCCAGTTGATCTGTAAAAGGCCCCGCCACCACAAGATACAGTGTGTATATTGGGATTTTACAAAAAGCCAATGGTCTGATGAAGGTTGTAAATGGAGTGGTCCTGATAACGAAAACCATTGCGAATGCACCCACTTATCCTCGTTCACCACCCTCATGTCAAAGAAACCAGATAATCTTCCCTATATGAAGGAGATAACCTATGTGGGCTTGGGCGTCTCAATTGTCTCACTTCTCTTCTGTCTAGTGATAGAATGTATTGTGTGGAAATCCGTTGTCAAGTCCAGCGTGTCGTATTGTCGCCACACAGCCCACATTAACATCTGCCTGTGTTTACTGATAGCCGACTGTAGCTTTCTCGCCTCAGCTTTCCCCAAAAACATCCCAGAGAATTGGTGTCAGATCTTCGTGGTAGTTAAGCATTTATGCTACCTGTCCATGTTCTTCTGGATGTTGTGCCTGAGTGTCATGGTTCTCCATCAGATGATATTTATGTTCCATCAGATGAGCAAGAAGTTTTGCTTGGGACTGTGCTTTTCTGTTGGCTATTGCTGTCCACTGTTAATTGTTTTCATTACATTTATCACCTACAACAGTGGCCAGAAGGACTACTACTATTCCAGTGAGGATTGTTGGCTCGTTTATGGAGGTTTTTTAACGGGCTCGATCTTTGCGTTCGTTCTGCCTATTGGCACTATTGTAGTAGTCAATGTGTTCTGCATGCTAGTAGTTATCATAAGGCTCCTGAGACCAAGTCTTGAAGTCAACACTAAGGATGAAAAAGAAGTGGCCAAAGGTATCCTAAAAGCGGTTATCCTCCTAACCCCAATCTTTGGAGGGACATGGATTTTTGGATTTTTTGTTATGATATTTGACATCACCACAGGACCTATAGCCTACCTGGTGAACTACGCCTTCACTCTGCTGAACGCATTCCAG GGTCTCTTCATTCTACTCACTGCATATTTTGGAGAAAAACCG ATTCGTGTTGCACTACTGAAATATTTCAACCTAAAA CAGGTACAATCAGCAGTGAGTCAAAGTTCCAAACTGGCATCCACGATGAAGACGAAATGA